aagaagacaaatGTTATAAGAGAAGAAGATATACGAGgacttttgtatttttttttctgttatcAGGGAGGCCATTAGaatattgtatatttttataatattatataacaaTATTGCCTTATGAATTGTGGTTGAATTAGAAAGTTAGTCTTTGTAAATAAGGCAATATTgttatacaattataattgaaaaatgaaacaaattaaaagacTAGCACCGTTAGTCTTAGGAGTTAATGGGACACGTGGTGTGATTTCAGAAGTTGAAGGTGGAGAATTGATTTATATCGGCCGTGGATGgtataaaaatcttaataactatactatacatacatataatcGAGTTTTTCCCCAAGTTAGacttatttttgaaaattattccCAAATTAGACTTAGTTTGAAAATAATTCTCAATctagactttttttttatgcgaAATCGTTTCAATCCAATCCCTATTCTTTAAACTCTTTTAAAAATTCCCTAAAAAAGTATAACCCGAtaactattaaaaaatattagtcATTTTGCTAATTCGGTTAACCGATTAATcgagtttttaaaaaataatgaattctATATAGAAATTAACTGTTTCGACTATTTTGGACAAAATTCTTAGGAGCCAAGCGTGAATTGAAGTCAATTTCTTTACCCCTAAAGATACTCCTATGTTTTATTTACTATACTGATTTTTTCGATTcgtttaataaaatttatataaaaattaatctcATTTCGCTATGTTGGACGCAATTTTTAAGAATCAAACGTAAATTGAAGTCATTTTTGaggattttttaattttgttaatttaatttttaattacctttactatttaaattattttagttattttactgaattttttttagtcaatttagtattttatattttaaaactaTTTATGATTAAAGATAAATGAACTATGAGTAAACGGATTGTAGTAAGTCGCTAATCAAATCGATTGTTGACTACACATCGAATTGAAATAGAATTGATCGTCAATCTACATCCTCGATTTGTTTTAACCGAACATACTCATCCTCGGAGATTTGTGGATGAGCAAACGTTTAGGCTGCGTTTGAattgttagtgtgattttagaatcatgattttgattttgattttgattttgattttgattgtggaaaaagacaaatgagatagtattataaatttgacttgggaaatgtgtatttttgttgtatagtgtgttgagttaaaatcaaaatcatgattctaaaattagtTTAACAATTCAAATAGGGCCTTAAGGATTTAATTAAGTAATGACTGATAATGGTGTTTTCGTTTTTCACCTATCCTCTATTGGGTTAAGGatttaaatcaaataaattaaaatattttgggaaTATTcgtaaaaagaagaataatgtTACTCATTTCTTACTGACCAAGGacttaaataaaacaaatcacAATGTTTTTGggatgtaaataaataaataaaataatgtaaGTCTATCATGGGAATTAATTTACAAATAAGtctattatgaaaaaatattttgcaaaagaGATCTCATTTAGGCAGAAACTCCATATAATCATCAGTAAGTATCCGTAAATGGAAGGAGACAAGTACTTACcgttatacatatatgttatattatattatagtaaAAAATATGCTGGAaaggaaataataattttcatttcagaAGGAGCAAATTATGAAAGCGGGCGCTGACCTaacttatattattattattattattattattgttattattatatgaaattgaatgaatgaatttaTGAGGAACACTAGTCTTCTTCTCCCTCCTACTCCCTCATTCATTCGTtcattcatatttatttatagatacATACACCACAAATTTTTTCTGGGTGAATacttttcttattattattattatttttccttccGTCGTCTCTTCTCCGGCACCGCCATATATACGCACATGCAAACacacatatatctatatatatatatatatagagagagagagagagagagagatatttATCATCATTGAATCGACATAcccaaaagaaacaaaaaaagaaagggacaAAATCTCTGACGAGGAGACCCCACAACCCCAACACAACACAGCACAAAGGAGAGAAGACAACAGCCCGtttccatttccatttccatGGCGGAACAAACTAATAATAATCAGACCACCACCTCTACCACCTCCACCGTCGACCCCCACAACGGCTTCTGCTCCCGCACCAAGATCTTCCACAGCCTCCGCCCCGCTGTCCCcctcccccctctctctcagcCCCTCTCCCTCACCCTCTTTGCTTCCTccctcctccctccctcctcctcctccaccaccacTACCTTCGCCTTCAACGCCTCCACCGGCCTCTCCCTCACCTACCCCCAGCTCCTCCACCAGATCcattccctctccctctccctctccagCTCCCAGCGCTTCTCCCTCTCCAAGGGCGATGTCGCCTTCATCCTCTCCCCTCCTTCCCTCCATGTCCCCGTCCTCTACTTCTCCCTCATGTCCCTCGGCGTCGTCATCTCCCCCGCCAACCCCCTCAGCTCTCCCTCCGAGCTCGCTCACCAGGTCCGCCTCTCTCGTCCAGTCATCGCCTTCGCCACCTCCGATTCCGCCCACAAGCTCCCCAAACTCCCCCACGGTACCCCTACCTAGCATTGCATTGCATGCACTGCTCTGCTAATTGCTTCAATCGTCGTATTCTCTCGTTCCGTTCCGACACTGACTGACGGACAGACGTCGTCCCGATTCcgagtttaatttctctcTTCTCACGTTACGTTACAATTTACAGGCACTGTCCTCCTCGACTCTCCCGAGTTCAGCTCCATGCTGGTGTCGTCTCAGCGGTCCACGGCGTCCCTCCTGGAATTGGAAGAAATTACTATGGGAAACCCGAATCGGGTCAATCAGTCCGACCCGGCTGCGATCCTGTACTCCTCTGGTACGACCGGGCGGGTCAAGGGAGTCCTGCTCACTCATCGTAACCTGATCGCTCTCCTCGCCGGCCTCTACCACCTCCGGACCCTCCCCGGTCAGGGCCAGAGCGAACAACCTTTACCCGATGAGGAGCCGCACCCGGTATCCTTCTTCACGCTGCCTCTGTTCCACGTGTTTGGGTTCTTCATGCTCATCAGGGCTTTCGCGTTCGGGGAGACCCTGGTCCTGATGGAGAAGTTCGACTTCACTGGGATGCTCAAGGCAATCGAGAAGTACAGGGTCACGTACATGCCGGTGTCGCCGCCGCTCATAGTGGCGCTGGTCAAGTCGGAGGCCACCGCAAAGTACGACCTGAGCTCGTTGACGATGCTTGGTTGCGGAGGCGCTCCGCTCGGGAAGGAAGTCGCCGACCAGTTCAAGAAGAAATTCCCCAACGTGGAGATCGTGCAGGTACTGTTTGTTACCGTTGTTAATGTTACTGTATGATCTATCGtccatcaatcaatcaatttcactaaaaagtaaaaaaacaTGGTAGTAGTGAATTGTAAATCAATCAATCTCATTCACAGaagattctaatttttttggctttgaattgaattgaattgaattgaggGGCTTTGATTTGGTTCCATGTAAAATAGAGACTTTACATTATAAATTCCGAACTTTGCATGATATTCTTTTTATAGGGTTTAGTTGTAAAGCTAATGACCATAATAATTAAGACTTTATAATCATGATCGCTAAAAACTTTTTGCATCCGAAATACATGTTACGCATTGCCTAATAGAAAAtagttataaaagaaaaagatttatagTTACGGGTGGAGGTGAAGTTGAAAATGTGGCAGCAAATCCTTATGCAGTGCAAGTGCAAGTGCAAGACATACCCTTTGAATGATTGAAGTAGATATATAGTagtgagcatatatatatttatatatctcttTATTGATGGGGTCAATGTCGTTGTGTCTGTTTCaatagtgttttttttttttgggataattaattaattgtctGTTTGAAGTTTGAACAGTGCTAGTTGTTCTTCTAGATCGTCAGCATTGACTTATCCACTCTgtttgattattattatcactATTATTATATACTTTTGTGTTATCTGGCAAGTTGTTTGAGTTTGACCGATCGACGAAGGAATGGTTATATCTTTGAATCTTGTGGTTCTGCTGCAGTCGGCAGCCGGCCTTTTCACTCTtaatatatctaatataataatCTGTGGATTACTTTgacattaaattaattaattgatgagTTTGTAATGGATTGGGTCCCCTGGTCTGGCTTTAGACACGTTCTCAATGACGAAGCATGCAAAAACCAAAAAGTATGTAATTATTATTCTATTggtttatatatgtatggtgcATGCAACGCAATGAATTGATGTTTGGTATGCTCCaactcttttcttcttcttttttcccttcaatAGGATCTTTTGTTTGAGTCCAAATTTTCGGCTATGAGTAAGTAACTCGCTTGTATTTTGTTTTTGACAATTTCCAACTGAAATTCCTGGTTTGCTATCATCATCAGTTTGGGTGCCGTTCTGCCTATTGTATTTGATATGTGCTTCCCACTGAATTCTTCCTCTGttactattatgtaatattcTAGATGTTGAGAAAGTAAAATTGCCTTGTACTATTTATTAAACAATTATTTGCGAATGCAGCGTATCATTGTGAAGTATTTGGAACATGATTTGGACATGAATAAATAGAATAaactgtatatatatgtgaaatataattaagaaaatgagCATAGAGGTTGAGGCAAAGTTATTAGCACTTGCAAAGACATCCATCCATATGCGCGTGCACGCGCACACACCCACAATGTTGTAGAGCTGATTCTTTCAACGACAAGCTGAGCTGCCATCATAACTTCCTTTCAAAGTACGTGGAAGATTTTTTCCATAACCAACCAATTAATGTCGAGACTTTTATTTGCCCACTTAAAAAATCTTTAGGCCAAGTTGATGAGAATTTTCACTATTATTCGCATCATGAGAGGATTGTcaattatgtatattattcGAGTATACGCTTGTAAATTATTTGAGTTCACATATTCTTTAGAGTTTATGTATACTGCCTTGCAGTCAACCTTTTTTAAGTTAAACTGACATGctaagaaattatatatagggCTGGAACAACTGATTAATTTTATGGGGTTGCCggtatttaatttttgaactCCTCATAATAGGGATATGGAATGACTGAGACCACAGGAGGGGCAACGAGGACCGTAGGACCGGAAGAAATTGCACGCCGTGGTTCTGTTGGCCGCCTTGCTGAAAATATGGAGGCTAAGATTGTTGATCCAGTCACTGGCGATGCCCTGGGACCTGGTCAGAGAGGAGAGCTGTGGTTGCGGGGCCCAACGATCATGAAAGGTAATGGTTTCGTGTTTCTGGCTTGCAAAGATCGAGTGCGCGTCGACACTAAGCTCACTTACATCTGCgggaatttttatttgtagGATCATATAGGTCGGCCAAAAAGTACTTAAATTGACCACTGAGTGATGGGCTCGcattgttaatttttatttgtgaatGAATGAATCCAGATACTGTTTCATACACAAGGCTAACATGATCGATGGTTACGTACGGCCAGTGCTGATTCTAGTGATTCTCATTTTTCCAGTATTGCTCTCTCTCTTGGAGTGGTCCTATATTATCCAAAATTCTGCAGCGTGCAATCAGTTTTTAATAGTACATAATAGATCACTCCTTCATTATATTAAGTTTAACCCTCCAGACCAGTTGGCAGTAATTCTTGAAGTTTTTGCAAGTAGTTCTTAGCTACTCCTTTTTAGATCCATTGTCGCTATAGGACAATGTCCCAATCGAATGTTTCTTAAAATACGGGAAGCTACTCTTACGGGGCTTGACCTGTACTATTTCTCTGCTTTTAACTCACACCTTCTCGAAGCCTGACTTTTTAGCTGAGACGTCAGGGCTGCGTTGAAGgttctttctcttcttgttATTCTAGATAAAAGAACAGAAAAGCAATGACATCACTTACTCATGTGCAGCTTATATGTTGACCTATGAGCGGCCAAAGACCGACATGTGATCGAGCTACCCCATGTCCATTATTAACCAAGACGACTTGGAAAATTTCTTTTGACACCTGCATGTATATGTCTGTGGCTTCAGTAGTTCTGATGTTATCATGCCATGCATTCTTGGTTACTGGCCATTaatagtgtgtttggattgagagttgagttgagttgagttttgattttaattgatttgtaatgattgtattgttaaattatgagaaaaagtgtgaaaaagtaataaatattgagagaaaataatgattaagtaatgattgtgttgttgaattatgaaaaagtaatgaatagttgagagaatttaatataaaaaattgaattgaatggttaaaaatatttaaaaaataaaaaagtaatgattgtgatgttgaattgaagataagtgaagttgagttgaattgagttaaaCATTATTCCGAAAACAAATACACCATGTACAATATCCGCTCTCTTAGTTTCTGATCATAGAAGGAAAAGACGGAACCTGTCTCTGAATAAATGCACTCTCACTTTTTCACTACTAAACATATGACCTGTTGTTGATGTGAATGATGATGGTAATATACAGGTTATGTCGGAGATGATAAGGCAACTACTGAAACCCTCGACGTGGATGGCTGGTTGAGGACCGGCGACCTGTGCTATTTTGACTCCGAAGGATTTCTTTACATCGTAGATCGATTGAAGGAGTTGATAAAATATAAGGCGTATCAGGTGATGATGTTAACACATAGCTGCAGTCAACTTGAGTCGCCATATGGTTTCTTTACCACCTCAATTTTGGGATTAATGAGATCTCATCACCTATCTTACAGGTTCCCCCTGCTGAGTTGGAGCATGTACTTCACTCTCATCCCGAAATTGCAGATGCTGCTGTTATTCCGTATGTACCATTGCTTCCGACCTCGTGTGATTATCTTGAGTGGATTTCCTGTTACACCTGCTATGCGCATTTTCATGTGTTCTAGTGAGGTTTAATAAGTTAGAGTTGGGAGCTTTCGAAGCCAAAGTGATCTATGATTCTGTTATGTGTCCTAGAGATCATTCTTGGTCAATTCGCATAGTGGTCTTGGCGCTTGTATTCGTGAATTTAACTTGTTCGACCTCTGTGATTTATTAGGTATCCTGATGAAGAAGCAGGGGAGATTCCGATGGCCTTTGTTGTGAGAAAACTGGGAAGTAGAACTTCGGAGTT
Above is a window of Punica granatum isolate Tunisia-2019 chromosome 7, ASM765513v2, whole genome shotgun sequence DNA encoding:
- the LOC116213735 gene encoding 4-coumarate--CoA ligase-like 9 — its product is MAEQTNNNQTTTSTTSTVDPHNGFCSRTKIFHSLRPAVPLPPLSQPLSLTLFASSLLPPSSSSTTTTFAFNASTGLSLTYPQLLHQIHSLSLSLSSSQRFSLSKGDVAFILSPPSLHVPVLYFSLMSLGVVISPANPLSSPSELAHQVRLSRPVIAFATSDSAHKLPKLPHGTVLLDSPEFSSMLVSSQRSTASLLELEEITMGNPNRVNQSDPAAILYSSGTTGRVKGVLLTHRNLIALLAGLYHLRTLPGQGQSEQPLPDEEPHPVSFFTLPLFHVFGFFMLIRAFAFGETLVLMEKFDFTGMLKAIEKYRVTYMPVSPPLIVALVKSEATAKYDLSSLTMLGCGGAPLGKEVADQFKKKFPNVEIVQGYGMTETTGGATRTVGPEEIARRGSVGRLAENMEAKIVDPVTGDALGPGQRGELWLRGPTIMKGYVGDDKATTETLDVDGWLRTGDLCYFDSEGFLYIVDRLKELIKYKAYQVPPAELEHVLHSHPEIADAAVIPYPDEEAGEIPMAFVVRKLGSRTSELQVMDFVSKQVAPYKKIRRVAFISSIPKSPAGKILRRELINHATSALPSRL